Proteins encoded within one genomic window of Fuerstiella sp.:
- a CDS encoding ferrochelatase, with protein sequence MQIEHYDALLIQSFGGPEHQDDVIPFLENVLRGRNVPRQRLLEVADHYRKFGGISPINQQCRDLIAALKQELQTHHIDLPIYWGNRNWNPMLDATFQEMQDHGVKRVLSFVTSAFSSYSGCRQYREDVIRFRSAVDADEIKVDKLRVFYNHPDFIEVVADCVHQAIVALDLNHLPMVVFTAHSIPSGMAAACDYEQQLRESCSLVANHLDLPTDKWALVYQSRSGRPQDPWLDPDICDFIETLHSQGICDLVLSPIGFISDHMEVLFDLDTEARNVCERLNINMRRASTPGIHPQFIRMVRKLFQERLSGTEREAIGRFPANHDVCPEDCCFSGRPA encoded by the coding sequence ATGCAGATTGAACATTATGACGCACTGTTGATTCAGTCCTTCGGTGGTCCGGAACACCAGGACGATGTCATTCCCTTTCTTGAGAATGTACTGCGCGGTCGTAACGTGCCTCGTCAACGTCTGCTTGAGGTGGCCGACCACTACCGAAAGTTCGGCGGGATAAGCCCCATTAATCAACAGTGTCGTGACCTGATTGCCGCTCTGAAGCAGGAACTACAGACACACCATATCGATCTTCCTATTTACTGGGGTAACCGCAACTGGAACCCAATGCTGGATGCAACATTCCAGGAGATGCAGGACCATGGAGTAAAGCGAGTCTTGAGTTTCGTGACGTCCGCATTCAGCAGCTATTCGGGATGTCGTCAGTACCGTGAGGACGTTATCCGATTCCGATCCGCAGTTGACGCGGACGAAATCAAGGTCGACAAGCTCAGAGTGTTCTACAACCATCCGGATTTCATCGAAGTCGTTGCGGACTGTGTTCATCAGGCAATTGTCGCACTGGATCTCAACCATTTGCCGATGGTCGTATTCACAGCCCACAGCATTCCAAGCGGGATGGCCGCTGCCTGTGACTATGAGCAACAGCTGCGTGAAAGCTGCTCTCTGGTCGCAAACCATCTGGATCTGCCGACAGACAAATGGGCACTTGTGTACCAGAGTCGCAGCGGACGCCCTCAGGATCCGTGGCTGGATCCCGACATTTGCGACTTCATCGAAACACTTCACAGTCAAGGCATTTGCGATCTGGTCCTCTCACCTATTGGCTTCATCTCAGATCACATGGAAGTCCTGTTCGATCTGGACACCGAAGCTCGCAACGTCTGTGAACGCCTGAACATCAATATGCGTCGTGCTTCCACCCCGGGAATCCACCCACAATTCATCAGGATGGTACGCAAACTGTTTCAGGAGCGACTCAGCGGCACAGAACGGGAAGCGATCGGCCGGTTTCCGGCGAATCATGATGTTTGTCCTGAGGATTGTTGCTTCTCCGGACGTCCGGCGTGA
- the rpsD gene encoding 30S ribosomal protein S4: protein MGRYTGPKGRINRRLGVNVYESSGSIKALERKEYPPGMHRRRKKPTNYGIGLAEKQKIKFFYGLRDRQLNRYFSKARRMKGNTGEQLLLICEARLDNLVRRAGFTLTRPQARQGIVHRHFQVNGITVNTPGMMVRAGDVVSLRSRPNVQKLYKQVVESSTAPQSNWINFDPGTLTATVTAAPTYDDVTLRVDVGQIVAFLSR, encoded by the coding sequence ATGGGACGTTACACAGGTCCAAAGGGACGCATTAATCGACGCCTTGGCGTCAATGTTTACGAATCCAGTGGCAGTATCAAAGCGCTGGAGCGAAAAGAGTATCCGCCGGGCATGCACCGCCGGCGAAAAAAACCAACCAATTATGGCATTGGTCTGGCGGAAAAACAAAAGATCAAGTTTTTTTACGGACTTCGTGACCGACAGCTGAACCGGTACTTTTCCAAAGCTCGTCGCATGAAAGGCAATACCGGTGAACAGCTCCTGCTGATTTGTGAGGCTCGGCTCGACAACCTTGTGCGTCGGGCAGGGTTTACCCTGACGCGTCCCCAGGCTCGACAGGGGATCGTTCACCGTCACTTTCAAGTCAACGGGATTACTGTCAATACACCCGGCATGATGGTTAGAGCAGGCGATGTAGTTTCACTGCGAAGTCGTCCCAATGTGCAGAAGCTGTACAAGCAGGTTGTAGAATCATCTACAGCTCCACAGAGCAACTGGATCAATTTCGATCCGGGAACATTAACGGCTACTGTTACTGCTGCCCCAACATATGACGATGTCACACTTCGAGTGGATGTGGGACAGATTGTGGCGTTCCTGTCGCGTTAA
- a CDS encoding FHA domain-containing protein: MIQKEQAWIRGNAVTYPISRQGEIHVGRSIQCSLRLFEDTSVSPKHCVIAFVNGRLEVTDLNSRTGTTVNGRRISGPTQLQHQDTISIGETELTVLFELNRNDGTTPPEFTLKS; this comes from the coding sequence ATGATCCAGAAGGAACAAGCGTGGATTCGGGGTAATGCTGTCACCTATCCGATCTCACGGCAGGGTGAGATTCACGTTGGGCGATCAATTCAATGCAGTCTTCGATTATTTGAGGACACGTCTGTCAGCCCGAAGCACTGTGTGATCGCATTTGTCAACGGACGACTGGAGGTCACAGACCTGAACAGTCGCACCGGGACAACAGTTAACGGTAGACGAATTTCCGGTCCGACACAGCTTCAGCATCAGGACACAATCAGCATTGGTGAAACAGAATTGACGGTTTTGTTTGAACTGAATCGGAATGATGGGACCACGCCTCCGGAATTCACTCTTAAGTCCTGA
- a CDS encoding PP2C family protein-serine/threonine phosphatase, giving the protein MNLPTGRTGFNMAFKVVLIGSILAQLVATCLSLRINARYRRYSAWALISASSVLLAIMQFAVLLIFWETDGPLQADGQLQIGISSSGWVSCLNTLMVSALLASVLFLGGVALIEPLFIGAAKAESLLKKEKKELESVVRATDAELRLAQQIQQRLLPRRSPDIPGFDISGQCTAAQWTSGDYFDYIKMNDGTLCVVIADVTGHGTGPALLMATTRALLRALAQASSNIGDILSSANRSLSDDLERGWFVTMFAAGIEPKTGTLVYSNAGQNGYFFTEDGNVRTLGMERPPLGVLSDADLSTADSVQMKKGDSLLLVSDGIPETKSPSGELYGHNRMFECFRQNREQSAEQIVRALIDSVRQFADHAPQEDDVTAVVVVRR; this is encoded by the coding sequence ATGAATCTGCCGACAGGCAGAACGGGTTTCAATATGGCCTTTAAAGTTGTGTTGATCGGTTCCATTTTGGCACAGCTGGTCGCCACATGTCTTTCTTTGCGGATTAACGCACGTTACCGAAGATATTCTGCGTGGGCTTTGATTTCTGCGTCTTCCGTACTGCTCGCAATCATGCAGTTCGCTGTTTTGCTGATCTTTTGGGAAACAGACGGTCCACTGCAGGCAGACGGGCAACTGCAGATCGGTATCTCGTCTTCGGGCTGGGTCTCCTGTCTGAACACGTTGATGGTATCGGCTTTGTTGGCGTCTGTTCTGTTTCTGGGAGGAGTGGCACTGATCGAACCGTTGTTCATCGGTGCCGCAAAAGCGGAATCGTTGCTTAAGAAGGAAAAGAAGGAACTGGAGTCGGTCGTCCGGGCAACAGATGCTGAACTGCGCCTGGCACAGCAGATCCAGCAAAGACTATTGCCCCGCAGATCTCCGGACATCCCGGGATTTGACATTTCCGGCCAGTGCACGGCTGCACAATGGACGAGTGGCGACTACTTTGACTATATCAAAATGAACGACGGTACTCTTTGTGTCGTGATTGCGGATGTTACGGGGCACGGAACCGGTCCGGCGCTTCTGATGGCAACTACCCGTGCGCTTCTTCGCGCATTGGCCCAGGCCTCATCCAACATTGGTGACATTCTCAGTTCGGCCAATCGCTCGCTGTCAGACGATCTTGAACGGGGTTGGTTCGTTACCATGTTTGCAGCCGGTATCGAGCCGAAAACTGGGACACTGGTTTACAGTAATGCCGGGCAGAACGGATATTTCTTCACAGAAGACGGGAATGTGAGAACACTAGGGATGGAACGGCCTCCGCTGGGAGTGCTGAGTGATGCAGATCTGAGTACGGCTGACTCGGTCCAAATGAAGAAGGGTGACTCACTGCTGCTGGTAAGCGACGGAATTCCGGAAACAAAATCACCGTCCGGAGAATTGTACGGTCACAATCGAATGTTTGAGTGTTTTCGACAGAACCGCGAACAATCTGCGGAGCAGATTGTTCGGGCGCTCATCGACTCGGTGCGGCAGTTTGCTGATCATGCCCCCCAGGAGGATGATGTGACTGCCGTTGTTGTGGTTCGTCGCTGA
- a CDS encoding response regulator produces the protein MSTANLEVASVMVEMSSDQDSDFLINMGNPDSTLRFLLVEDCATDAYLIQTHLKNGLDLPLFVERVETLAAAIESLAGRRFDLVLLDLTLPDSSGIGTFYSVLKHTRNDPVLILSSDEAGETAVKAVGDGAQDYILKHELSAHTLALEVRFAIERSKRIGAEQQLEVAHEQIRIARKLQKGLYPLSAPTCDGFDIAGAAWAAEHACGDYYDFLPMGGENVGVVVGDVSGHGLGPALKMVEARAALHAFSEYENNLGKLIAGVHRVFCGGQHFAEGGLFLTLFLGRLDTAKRVLHYSSAGHPAFHLTADGNVHTSVRMDYPVGIVDAMSEQDDEKILLNSGDIVVIPTDGFYEAVGKGESLFGVDRMMDVVRNNRDQTANGIVRAMYTASCSYTPETPQKDDMAAIVIKVL, from the coding sequence GTGAGCACTGCAAATTTAGAAGTCGCTTCCGTCATGGTAGAAATGTCCAGCGATCAGGACTCTGATTTCCTTATAAATATGGGGAATCCTGACAGTACTCTTCGCTTCCTGCTGGTTGAAGACTGTGCCACAGATGCGTATTTGATCCAGACACATCTCAAGAATGGTCTTGACCTCCCCCTTTTTGTAGAGCGTGTCGAAACCCTTGCTGCTGCAATCGAATCTCTTGCCGGGAGACGCTTTGATCTGGTGCTGCTGGATCTGACACTGCCGGACAGTTCAGGAATTGGAACCTTTTACAGTGTATTGAAACACACGAGAAATGATCCGGTTCTGATCCTGAGCAGCGATGAAGCGGGCGAGACTGCAGTCAAAGCGGTTGGTGATGGCGCTCAGGATTATATTCTTAAACACGAACTCAGTGCGCACACGCTGGCACTCGAAGTACGGTTTGCCATTGAGCGGAGCAAACGGATCGGAGCCGAACAGCAGCTTGAAGTTGCCCACGAGCAGATTCGGATTGCTCGCAAATTACAGAAAGGGCTGTATCCCCTGTCAGCACCGACGTGTGACGGATTCGATATCGCGGGGGCTGCCTGGGCAGCCGAGCACGCCTGCGGTGATTATTATGACTTCCTGCCCATGGGAGGTGAAAATGTGGGGGTCGTTGTGGGTGACGTCTCAGGCCATGGCCTCGGGCCGGCCCTTAAAATGGTCGAAGCCCGAGCAGCCCTGCACGCGTTCAGTGAATATGAAAACAACCTTGGCAAACTGATTGCCGGGGTACACCGTGTGTTCTGCGGCGGACAGCACTTCGCTGAGGGTGGTCTCTTTCTCACGTTGTTTCTTGGACGCCTGGATACAGCGAAGCGTGTTCTTCATTACTCTTCAGCCGGGCATCCGGCATTTCACCTTACAGCTGACGGAAATGTTCACACTTCGGTACGGATGGATTACCCTGTTGGAATTGTTGACGCAATGTCGGAACAAGATGATGAAAAAATTCTCCTGAATTCCGGTGACATCGTTGTCATTCCGACAGATGGCTTTTATGAGGCGGTGGGAAAAGGTGAAAGTTTATTCGGGGTCGATCGCATGATGGATGTTGTGAGAAACAATCGCGATCAAACTGCGAACGGTATTGTTCGTGCGATGTACACAGCGTCATGCAGCTACACACCGGAAACCCCTCAAAAAGACGACATGGCGGCAATTGTTATTAAAGTGCTATAA
- a CDS encoding aldolase/citrate lyase family protein, with protein MFENRVKQCLKDGGAAWGAHLADASEAVAKYTVDCDVDFLWIDLEHRPHGTHEIRWLPIICRQAGCASMVRVPGLDPIWIKKALDIGADTIMVPQINTADEAKRAVEFAKYPPEGSRGVSPLWTTLMDVSWDDYLPAANQEVCVVVQVESPAGIENLGAIAEVDGVDVVFAGPADLSASLGVIGQFNHPRLQQYLADFPKQVREHGKSAGITFITHDECRQAYEQGYRLINVGTLIHHGIDGLKSNLQQLRNLEH; from the coding sequence ATGTTTGAAAATCGCGTCAAGCAGTGTCTAAAAGACGGTGGTGCCGCCTGGGGAGCCCACTTGGCAGATGCGTCCGAAGCGGTTGCAAAGTACACCGTAGACTGCGATGTTGATTTCCTGTGGATTGACCTGGAGCACCGCCCACACGGAACACATGAAATCCGATGGCTGCCGATCATCTGCCGTCAGGCGGGTTGCGCTTCAATGGTGCGGGTTCCTGGACTGGATCCAATCTGGATTAAGAAAGCGCTCGATATTGGGGCGGACACAATTATGGTGCCTCAGATTAACACTGCCGACGAAGCAAAACGAGCAGTCGAGTTCGCCAAGTATCCACCGGAAGGTTCCCGCGGTGTGTCACCACTGTGGACAACTCTGATGGACGTCAGCTGGGACGACTATCTGCCTGCAGCCAATCAAGAGGTCTGCGTCGTTGTGCAGGTCGAATCACCGGCCGGTATAGAAAATCTTGGCGCTATCGCCGAAGTTGACGGTGTGGATGTGGTGTTTGCTGGGCCCGCCGATCTTTCAGCCTCACTGGGAGTAATTGGTCAGTTTAACCATCCTAGGCTGCAGCAATATCTGGCAGATTTTCCGAAACAGGTTAGAGAGCACGGCAAGTCAGCCGGCATTACCTTTATCACACATGACGAGTGCCGACAGGCGTATGAGCAGGGCTACCGGCTGATCAACGTTGGAACTCTGATCCATCATGGTATCGACGGTCTTAAGTCTAATCTGCAACAGTTGCGTAATCTGGAACATTAA
- a CDS encoding Gfo/Idh/MocA family oxidoreductase, with product MPISVNRRDFLTRSSLAGATAASMWYLNPGPAAASVSSLEKLNIAAIGTGNRAGSNIAGCESQNIVAVADVDAGFLEAAGSKYTGARCYRDYRVMLEKESDRIDAVIVATPDHTHAPAAAMALRMGKHTYCEKPLTHTVYEARVLANLAAENNLVTQMGTQIHAGDNYRRVVELIQSGTIGPVREVHVWKDVDYSTGRLMKRDKPAGLDWDLWLGPISRRDYVEATINGTHQTIAPFHWRWFWDYGNGGLGDFGCHFMDLAHWALDLKHPTSVAATGPAPDQDATTSGIVVKYQYPQRGDKPPVNLTWYDGPRKPDLLAKYRDKNGQPLDWRGGQLFVGERGALISDYGTHMLLPADSSVEFQRPEPYLPSSIGHHNEWIEGIKSGGPTTCNFSYSGALTEAVLLGVVSYRSGETLDWDAENLKVRNSPRAQHMIHKEYRKGWTL from the coding sequence ATGCCCATCTCCGTGAATCGGCGTGATTTTCTGACCCGTAGCAGTCTGGCTGGGGCTACTGCAGCATCAATGTGGTATTTGAATCCAGGGCCGGCTGCTGCTTCCGTTTCGTCGCTCGAAAAACTTAACATCGCTGCAATCGGAACTGGTAATCGGGCAGGCAGTAACATCGCCGGGTGCGAGAGCCAGAATATTGTCGCGGTTGCTGACGTCGATGCCGGTTTTCTGGAGGCGGCAGGCAGCAAATACACGGGCGCCCGGTGCTACCGTGATTACCGGGTGATGCTGGAAAAAGAATCAGACAGGATCGACGCGGTGATTGTGGCAACTCCCGATCACACACACGCCCCGGCAGCAGCAATGGCGCTGCGTATGGGTAAGCACACCTACTGTGAAAAGCCGCTGACTCACACCGTATATGAAGCCCGTGTCTTGGCGAATCTTGCCGCAGAAAACAACCTTGTCACCCAAATGGGGACCCAGATTCATGCCGGAGACAATTATCGTCGGGTTGTGGAATTAATTCAAAGCGGAACGATTGGACCTGTGCGGGAAGTGCATGTTTGGAAGGATGTGGATTACAGCACCGGACGTTTGATGAAACGAGACAAACCGGCGGGCCTGGATTGGGATTTGTGGCTTGGCCCGATTTCCCGACGGGATTACGTCGAGGCAACAATCAATGGTACACACCAAACCATCGCGCCATTTCACTGGCGGTGGTTCTGGGACTATGGAAATGGAGGTCTGGGTGACTTCGGTTGTCATTTCATGGATTTGGCGCACTGGGCTCTTGACCTGAAACATCCGACGTCCGTGGCAGCAACCGGCCCTGCGCCTGATCAGGATGCGACGACCTCCGGCATTGTTGTGAAGTATCAATATCCGCAGAGAGGAGACAAACCGCCCGTAAATCTGACCTGGTACGATGGCCCCCGCAAACCCGATCTTCTTGCTAAGTACAGAGACAAAAACGGTCAGCCGCTGGACTGGCGCGGTGGACAGTTGTTTGTTGGCGAACGGGGGGCTCTTATTTCAGACTATGGTACGCATATGCTGTTACCTGCAGATTCGTCAGTAGAGTTCCAGCGTCCTGAACCGTATCTACCTAGTTCAATCGGTCACCACAACGAATGGATTGAGGGCATCAAATCCGGTGGACCCACAACCTGTAATTTCAGTTATTCCGGGGCGCTGACGGAAGCTGTGCTGCTGGGAGTGGTTTCGTATCGCAGTGGCGAAACACTGGACTGGGATGCAGAAAATTTGAAAGTTAGAAATTCGCCCCGGGCGCAGCACATGATCCATAAGGAGTATCGAAAGGGTTGGACGCTGTAA